Below is a window of Nicotiana tabacum cultivar K326 chromosome 19, ASM71507v2, whole genome shotgun sequence DNA.
CGGGTACTGACGATGATTAAAGATCAAAAGAATTATGGTTTCCAAGGAGCTGGTGGGGGAGGTGGAGTTGGGAACATCGGTGGTACTGCAGAGAATATTGTGTTCTTATCAACTCCGACGTCTCTATCTCCAGATAGAGCCACGAGAGCTGCAACTAAACCAGCATTTCCAGCAAGAGTAGGCTCTGTATAATTGTAATTACTACGTACATCGTGGAAACCGTCATGCTTGTCTGGTCCAGCAACCATGGCTCCAACAATGATATTCGGATTAGCCTTGGATGAATCCCTCCATTTCCATCCTCCTTTACAGTTATACTTGACCTTGTTTTTAGGAATTGATGCCCCTCTGTGGTGAACACGCTTAGGGTAGTGATTGCCAAAGCCAACAACATAACTCATTTTCCTGGGGTTCTTGCCAAGGATGTAGTCAATCTACAAAGTCAAAGAAACAACCAAGTTAAACCCAGAAATGGTTTACACCTTAGAACAGAACTTGCTTATACCGTGTCTCTCATTATCTACACACTCTAGCAGTTAATTATCGTTCATTAACTGTCCCTACACCATATATGAGGCCAATGTAGCCCACTCATCCTCAGCACATGGTGCAGTGAGAAATCAAGTTGATTATGGAAATAGCATGTACCATAACCATTGACAAGATAGAGTAGAAGAGAAACCCGAGAGTAAGAAAGGAGTTAACTTAAAATTAGCAGAGTTTCATTTACCTGGGTCTCAGCGAATCGACGCAGGACATCAGTGGAGTAGAAATTGGGTCCACAATACCATCCAGGAGTGTCGGCAGCTTCAAGGTAGTCACTAAACAAGGTAGCCAGGAAAGCTGCATTGACTACATACTGAAGAGGCTGAGGCCTTCCATGGTTTAACTGGATTAGCCCTCCTGGAATTGCCCAAAAGATTTGTTTCAGATTTCGAAATAAGAACTTCAAATTACACAAACTTTACATGGTTACATGCAAAACGGATAAAGCATGGTTACCTTTTGTACGGTTAAAAGAAGTGAAGATTGGCAAGTAGGAGCACATGATTATGCTCGTCTGGTTGTGAAATGTCTTTAAAATTTCTTCATAAGGATATCCGGGACTCAAAAACAGTCTCATGCGGCTCAGTAGGACCTGAAGAGAAAATGAAAAGCAGCATTTCAGCAAAATATTGAACCCTCTAAGAAATAAAACCTCCTAGTTTACAAATCTCAAGAACAATAACTGGAAAAGAATATTAAAGATAATTAAAGAATAGAGGAGGCGATGTTGACTTACTTGAGCTCCAGTGAGCTTGTTATCCCAGCTGAGCACACCATAATCAGGGCCTCCCCAAAAAGCACCAGCATGTTTGGCGAGACCAGGAGTGGTAGCAAGCTGAAGATATGAAGAATTTCCAGTAGCATAGTACAGCCAAGCTGCACCCCATATAAACTCATCCCAGTAACCGGTAGAATTGTAGAAGGTTTCAGCTTCATTGCCGACACTGTATCTACCACGCTGGTCTCTAGAAAATTTGAAGAGAGTTTTAGCACCATGTGCAAGTTTTTGTGAGTAAGCCTTATTGTCCTTAAAAACAATGGAGGCAGAAGCCAGAGCAGCAGCCATCTCTGCAGCAAGGTCCGAGCAGCCATGACATTCTGTCACAGGCCGATCGTAATCAATATCTTCTGGACGCACCCAACAATAGTGATCATTGGGATCAGTACTCCCACCGGAAGTATCCCCTTTTCCAACCTATATAAATATAACAGAATTCGTCCAATGAGATCAAGCAGTCCAAGTAAGTTCAGTTTTGATCTCAAACACTGAAAATAAAATCACAGGCAGTCATTGATGCTGATTTACAAGAAGCAACCAGAATGAGACTTGGTGAAAGTTAAAAAAAACAGCCAAGAGATTACAGTTGTCAGAAGTGTGAGAAGTATAACAGTAATAATCATGATTCCTGACTCAAACGAACAAGGCGATGATAACTTGTTCCAGTTGAATGCTAATTACTGATGATAGAACAAACTATAACTCTCTAGTTGAGAAAAATTGCAACCTACACATTTCCACAATGCAAAATAAATGATAGTTACCTGTGCAGCAATGCGGTCTATGGTATCAGCAGAGGAATTGAAGGTCTTCAGGAGATAATCAGTACCCCACTTAATAATATCTTTAACATGAGTGAGCTCACCAGCAGCTTCATATTTTGCACTATACTCGATCACACTCCAACTTAACATGGTGAGAGCAAACGACTGAGGGAAATTAAACTTGATTGCATCTCCTGCATCATAGTATCCCCCAACCAAGTTTTTGAACATAGTTGAATCATCTGACTTGCCATCTTGCAAACATGAATTCCCCCTCCATGACACATTGTTGTGCTTCGGCAATTTTCCAGCTGTAAATACCAATAAAAGATTAGCAAAGGGTTGAGCTATAACCACCCAAAAAAAGAGCAACAGATAGCATTCAAACACTAGATTAAAAAAATGAACCACTAAAATACATAAGAGTCTAATGTTTGCATCATTAAAGGCAATATCATATACTTGCATCTCAAATACAGCAGCTGTGATACAGTAATCTTCCAATCTTAAGTCAAAGGGAACATAGCCATTCCACGTACCACATATAAAAATAAGTGTAAagattttttttccttccaaaaaatGACCATGATCATCTTAATATACCCAAAATTTGGGGAAAATAACTCAGTAACAAATATTTACAAATTAAAGCAACCAAAACAAGAAGATTATTTCAGAGGACTAAGGCATGCCTCAAAATCATACCATTTCCCCCTATTAATCAATCAAAAGCCAAATCCAGGCAATAAGATCTAATATGCAATGAGATGGTCAAGTAAAAATGACATTTTTAAGCACACAGATTGAAGAATTTAAGGAAACAATAAATATAAAACAGATGACTCACATTTCTGGGCATTGAAGAACATGAGGGCTTTATGGAGAGCGACAGTATAATTATCGGGTGGGGGATTGTGGTGTTTGTGTCTAGGTGCAAGCTTAACAATCATAGTAATGAATCCAGCTAAAAGCGCAGCGGCAAGAATACAGCCCACGGTCCACTTGAAAATCTTCCGACTCACAATAATACAACCAAGATCCAcatacttcttcttcttttgctccGTTGGACCCAACAGCCAGCTTTGCTGTGTCTCGTCCAGATTTCTTGACAGTGCCGCCCTATCAAAATCCCCCAAGTTCCTGCTCCTGTCATCGTCAGTGGCTGAATCCGTGGCGTGGATTTCCAGTGGCCCGCCCCATGGATCCCTACCGTACATACTTATTTTGGGTACTCAATATAGAGCTGAAACAAGACACCCACAAACTCAAAACATGCAAATTTTGGATCTTTTTTATAAGATTCAGAAAATGCTGAACTGGGTTAGTCTTGATCGACTGTTTTTATTCAGCTAAGGACTCGACTTTAGTTCAAGAATTGTGTGTGGGTTGAGAAGGGAGGAGGAAAGTGAGATAGAAAATCTAGTGGCAATAATGGATATGAAGCTGTAATGGTGCTGTATTTTGGGCTTTTTGattgtataaaataatatttttatattactaGTACCTAACTCAAAAAAAACAGTGTAGTAATGCAGAAGAAATATAATAATACTAGAAAAAAGCTGTACTACTACACTAGTTGATGACACTGACGAGACAGCTAATGGACAATGACACTCTGTCTAATTCCAATCCTTCTCTAATTCTGTACTACTTACATGTGAGTTTGAATTAGCCGTTTTGCACAATACATTATTTTACAAAAACTAATCTTAAAATGAATTTTTAGATATTTTATTAGTATTTCAAGTAATAGTGAATTTCATTCTTCACAAAAAACAAATATTATTTATGGCCAAATAAAGTTACTTTCTATTTTCTAGGTAAGACTATTTGCCAATAATTTACTTTCTCTTTTTTTGGGTGTAGATAATTTAGTCAATTATTCGGGGCATTAAGCTTGCATAAGAATTACTCCACTACGTATTGGTAGATCATAAATATCAACTTTAATACCTACAACGTCCAAATACATTTACTCCTATATTAGTAGTCTTATTGATTTTTAACATGTTGGATATTAAGCTAGAAAAGAAAGATTTTACTTTAAATACATTTTTGAGTCGATCGTATTTTTTTAGTATGTGATCTAATTATGAGTACTTTCAAAAAGCCCATTGTGTCGTTCTTTCTCCCTACTCTGAGCTTTTTAtgtgaagaattaacccaaatagccgctcACCCAACAACTTAAACTAATACTAGCCGTTAgaagtataatatatgcataatttatatattatatatatatataattatgtataatcaatgtatatgattaaaaaaaataataaatgtgaCCGACTATTTGTGTGAAGATCCTTTTTATGTTGATAAGacttaaaagagaaagaaaatgaacCTTATGTCTCAAACTTTATTAGAGTTTGTGACGTTTCAAAGATTTAATTCACATAACGAGAAGTGGAGAATAAAGTATCATTACTTACTTGCTAAGTATTATTTCAATGAGGCTCCATAGCTTTTCCAAAAGAATATTTATTTAACATGTAGTATGATATAATTGACCATTACGTTAAACTCACTAAGTGTTGTATAAGCTTTAActtagaaaaataaattaaattacttaTTACACAACTagcttagaaaataaaaaatttaaccgTGAGAATCAAATAAGGCAACTTTTTTCAAACGAGGAGTAACATTCTTAAAATATAGGCAAATTTCCACTATCTTTAAGCATAAAAATAATACACAAATGATTCTATATTACTGCTCATATTTCCATTTTAATCCATGCAAAAGAAAATAGCGGATGCTGCACGACAAATATACAATGTTATTTGTGCATCATGTTCCTTTACaattttaaatttaagaaaatgatctttttagatctcttatgtgtaaaaaaataaatatcttACGTGTAAAAGTAAATTTTTCATGTGTAAAAATAGGGTAggttaaaaaaactaaaaaccaAGGTTGTAAACAGTCACAAAACCAATACAAATACACTTCAATGACACATACTAATGCTGTTGAATTAAGTACCAAGCTCGTTATTGATATTTAACTTTTGGGATTATGCTGTGGTAAAATATTTTCGGATCTTTACATTAACTAGTTTTAGGGTACCCATACTAATgagtatataattttaaaaaatcacATTGATATTATCAAATcatgtgtttgagttataaattaaaattaacaaaaaattttaaatttctaaaaaggATGAATGTTGACCCCATTAACCTATCTCGGTAAAAAAGTAATCATGTCCCACAAAACTTTCACAAATGCCGTATTGTGATTTTGAGAATTTTTCAGggaatatttaagaaaattataGATATTTTAATGACCTAATACTAAAAATAAACAATACAAAATTACTTTTACCACTATTCTTTAAAGATttaacaaataatacaaataaaaaaaaattaatcttttGATCTTTTTGAAATTTGGGAATGTGGAGTTTAGCTTATAGCCCTTAAAAAATTGATAATGACAATTTAAAGTCTAAAATGACTAACATTTAGTTaatatcttataataaataattaatatatgaaAAAATGTAGGGACAAGTCATTTGTTGGTACAAATgtgaaaagagaaaaattaatTTATGACAACTCAAATACAATATATCTTATCTTTTACTATTTCAAGATTGTATTTTACCAACTTGACTCTTAATGCTATATTATAATtggttttactttattttctaatTGCTTACTATCCATGCCCTTTTCAATGAAAATAAACTTATGTACCCTAATTATGAGTTTATCaacatgaaaaattatttttatcatatgataaatttgggaaaaaaaaaggaattgaatATGATTCTTTTGCTAATTAGTTATATATTTTAGAGAGTAAATTATTTATTCTCAATAGTAACATAAATAATTCATTATTTATTGATTCAAATTCTTAAAGCTCATCTCATCATTTAAGTATTTaactataattataattttattcacTATGAATTGTATGCTCAAAGGGATAAAAAAATCTTGTTTGATAATATTTCACTTTTTAATCTTTGTTCTTACAGAATAATTAGTATTATTGACTCTTGCCAATTACTTTATTGATCTCTCTTTCTCCCTATCTtttagtatatatttttaaacataGTTGTTTCTTCTAATTATTGaatgtaatttttaaatattatatagaaAATATTATTTGGGCGAAAAGTAGCCCTAATTTGATATGCAAATGTATTATGGTTCATAAAGGTAACATATAAAGAATTACATTTATGTTACATTGACTAAATAACTAATAATTTATATTATGTAATTAAAATATATAATGATTTAAAGTTCTATAGTAAGATtttttatatagttcaaataaagaataatttaatttttaatttaattaattaaaaaggggATAACTTTCTAAAGTATTAACCATTATTTTACGTATAAAATTAACACATTATAGTTATGTTACATTTTtcctaaataaataaatgatttatattacacaattaaaatattaattgatgttaatttttgtttaaatttgtttACATGGATCAAAACAATGATTAGATAACaaatttttagttgattttgaagaaaaaaatgatAACTTTTTAAAGTATTAGCCACTATTTTATGTATAAACTATGCACCTATTGTCCATGATAAAAGTTTTTTTGGTACTACATTTGCCGCCGTACACATTTTTACAACTTCTACAAAATTTAAATATGGAAAATAATACTACTcatttaaagttctaaatattaggacttcttatatagtttaaataagaaaaaaaattaataactaaatttttatttaattttgaagtcctaaatattaggaaaataattaaaattataattttgtccaatatgaaatcagtttttaaagggtaaaaaaagcgaacgatatttcgataagggttttcgtgcttttaatagtatagataaatagatagatagatagtcAGCCAAATTCATTACCTTAGTATacataaattatttataattatatacatattatatataattttttatatatatatatatatatatatatattaatcaaTTATTTTTAATGTAAGCGATTGAATGAACGGCTATTTAGATtaattattctttcttttttttttcttttttttctttttctgtactaAACTGTTTTCAGTGGGATTGCTTTGAGTTGCATAGTTGACTTTCACTACAAGGCTTTTGCTATCATTTTCATATACACCTACCAAATGCCAGA
It encodes the following:
- the LOC107792901 gene encoding endoglucanase 25-like (The RefSeq protein has 1 substitution compared to this genomic sequence) is translated as MYGRDPWGGPLEIHATDSATDDDRSRNLGDFDRAALSRNLDETQQSWLLGPTEQKKKKYVDLGCIIVSRKIFKWTVGCILAAALLAGFITMIVKLAPRHKHHNPPPDNYTVALHKALMFFNAQKSGKLPKHNNVSWRGNSCLQDGKSDDSTMFKNLVGGYYDAGDAIKFNFPQSFALTMLSWSVIEYSAKYEAAGELTHVKDIIKWGTDYLLKTFNSSADTIDRIAAQVGKGDTSGGSTDPNDHYCWVRPEDIDYDRPVTECHGCSDLAAEMAAALASASIVFKDNKAYSQKLAHGAKTLFKFSRDQRGRYSVGNEAETFYNSTGYWDEFIWGAAWLYYATGNSSYLQLATTPGLAKHAGAFWGGPDYGVLSWDNKLTGAQVLLSRMRLFLSPGYPYEEILKTFHNQTSIIMCSYLPIFTSFNRTKGGLIQLNHGRPQPLQYVVNAAFLATLFSDYLEAADTPGWYCGPNFYSTDVLRRFAETQIDYILGKNPRKMSYVVGFGNHYPKRVHHRGASIPKNKVKYNCKGGWKWRDSSKANPNIIVGAMVAGPDKHDGFHDARSNYNYTEPTLAGNAGLVAALVALSGDRDVGVDKNTIFSAVPPMFPTPPPPPAPWKP